ACTGCGTATAAGCCATATTCGCTTCATCTATGAAGAGTACTTTTAATCCAGGGCGTGTATCAAAGACCCAGTCTTTAAGAGCTTGTTCACCCTCGTGCAAGGCCTGATGCTTGCTTTTCCAAAAGGAACGTATAAACGAGGTTTTGCCTACGCCGGTTTTTCCCGCGATGAACACGAATGGATTATGTTGCAAAGCTAACTCTACTGCCTGGAGTCTATCCTTATAAGCCACCCCTTTTTGACTGGAGGTCAAGGTCTTCATTCCCAACCAAGCCAGTTCATAGGGAGCTTTAGGATGCAATAAACGATACTGTCCTATGGCTTGCAAATGAACAAAGGAATAGCTCTTCAATTCCTCTTCACTAAAACAGCCGGGATATTTTTTTTCTAACCAAGCTTCTTTTTCTAAGTCTTTTACTTCATGCTTCAATTGGGGAATAAGACCAGAACTTTGAGTTTTTGTGCTTAAAAGAATGAGTTGACCGGAAGCCTGTTGTCTTCGCTGTAACATAAAAGGCATTAGCCTATCCTGTAATTCTGCAGAAAACTCTCCTTTCAAAACCACAGTTTTTCCTTGGTTTAAAGCCGGAATCAATGCACCAATCTGTTCTTCAAATTTCAATTCTAAGGTCTTCATATTGACCTCGGCTTGAATATTGTTGAGTAGACTAGAAGACTGAGCCTCAGAAATATCTAATACCACATCAGCGTTTAGTTGGGTGAGCGTCCAATCGATGTCCGAGCTATATACGGCAAAATCCTTAGAGGGCAATGAATCAACTTTCATAGGAGTTGACGTGAGAATAGTGTTAGAAGGCTGTGTATGCAGACTATTGGGTAGAGAAACCCCTGGAGCACAACGTAAATTCAAGTGTTTGTTATATTGTTGACAAAAGGACAGTAAACGAGCCCAGGCATGTTCGGTAAGCGGTGCCGTTAAGTAGGCATTAATAGTAGCCCCTTGATGTTGTTCTAAAAAACCCGGGATAGTGGTTAAGGTTTTATCCTGGTTATTGCAGGCATAACGAGAAAACCATTCCGGTAATAAAGTAGGATTTAAAACCAGAGTATCTTCGGGTACATGCTCGGCACTTACTAAATTTAGGTTGTTTTTTAATTGAGCCCAGGAATAGCCTTGACTTTGAGTATATTGAATTTCTTTCGGCAAAAGGATATCACCGTAAGGCCCCCTAATTTCTTGATACAAAATCATTTCCTGCCAAAAGCGCAGAAAATCTTCATTGTCCCAGGGAGCATTGCGCAACTCTATAGGCTTATTAGATTTTAAAGCCTTAACCAAGGAGCCCTCTACAAAATGCAAGGCATTACCTTCTAAGCGCCAAGCCCCAAAGACCTGTTCCTCCCATAAAGCACCTCCAAAAAACTCCACTACTTCAGCTGCTCCTTCCGAGTGGGTAGCCATTGCAGGAGGAGGCGGGGCTTGAACAAAATCAGCAGGTTGAAGAGGACACTCCTCTACCAGATTAAAACGAGAATAAAAATCAGAGCCTTGATAAGCATTAGGACCATCTGGATTAGTAAGCCCTATAATTTTGGCCTTTTCGGGAAGAGAAGTGCCATCGGCAGAGCGTTCCTTATCAATTAAGGCATTGAATCTCACTATATCTCTAGGAGTAAAATGAGCATAATTGACGAGAATAATAGGCGCTTGACTCCCATGCTTCATTAAAAAATCATGGAGGCGGCCTCCTGGTCCTGGATGAGGATAGCCCTTATCCCCTATCTTTTGAATGTATGCCGAGGAGCAGATTAAATCTTCAGGTGAATTGACATAAAAGCAAGGTCTGGAAGTAATATGACTAAAGGATTGAATACCATATCGTAAAGCATTTAAGGCTTCTTCATCGTTTAACTCAATTAATAGTTTTTTAGATTCTGATGTACATAAGTTTTGAATGTACTGCTTGCCCGATTTAGGTAACGCCTTTTGAGTTCTCGGAGGAAAATAAATACATTTAGGAGGGTTAACAACCTTAGTCTCACCAGAAGACGTCAATTCAACTTTAGCAGCAGAACCTTTTAATTCTTTAGAGGCTGATGGAGCGTTGGACGTATCAATGTTTAGTCGACTTGGATAGCCTCCTAAGTTGCAAGTAATCCAGACTCCTTTCCATTGGACTTCAGCAAAGGCATGCGATGTATTTAGAATAATTCGTACTGGAATTTCAGGATGATATGTCTCCATCCAGGCTTTAAAAGCTATAGCTCTATGTCGGCAAGCCCCTAATTTCTGTTCCGATAAAGCATTAAGGTAATCATTTCCTGTAGCCGGCTGCGGTATGCGCTTTAATGCTTTAGCCCCAAAGTTAAGGCATTCTTGTATTTTATTGTTCACATCTATGGGTAAATCGGATATAGACAGATCATTTGGAACACGGACCAGAAAATCCATAGAAAGCTGTTTTCCGGAGGTGTTTTTGACATAATACAAATTATCTCTTTGAGAATAGGCTATAGCGATGGAGGCTTTATCATCACTTAAATGATAGTGCAGCATTTCTTCCTGGGCGGACAAGGAGGCTAAAGGTTGCCAGTGCTCGTGCGCTGCAATAGTCTGCTTGGAGTAGTAGGTATGAGCCTTAGCATCCATCTGCGAAGGCATAAGATTCCAAGTATCTTCAGCACTTTTATCTAAGGACAGGTTGCGTAATTGCTTACTCTGTGGATCAACATTCAATTCAAAGGCATTAGCAACAGAGCAATCTTTAGAGTTGACCGTTAATTTTTGAAACACCTGTTGTCTGTACAGAGAAGTTTCCGGATCAACCTCTGAATTTGCTGCATAAAATAGCTTTTTAACATGATATGTTTGTGGGACAAAAGAGGTGTCTGCGTCCATGCGAAGGCTGTCTTGCAAGAGATTGTTATAGGAAAAAGATAAAGGTGAACACAGTATCAAAGAGGGCGGTAAATAGGGTTTTAGTTCCTTTAGATCAATATTAGGGCAGCCACTAATATCCAATTTCTTCAAATGGGGTGTTTTTTCTAAAATGGAAATTAAAGCTTGGGTGCTAATCGGAGTGCCAGATACAATAAGCTCTTCAAGTGAGTTGAGGCATAATAGTTCTAAGGGTAGAGCATCCAACTCTTCGCAGAAACCTAAGTTAAGTCTCTTCAATTGAGAAGCATTCTTTAGAAATTTTACTAAAAAATCAGAGTTTGCTGCTTCTATATGGGATATATTAAGTTCTTCTAATGAGCTTGTGTTGAGATCTTCCGTTAGGGTTGGCAGAAGATTGTTGCAGTCACATACGTTAAGTTTGGTTATTCGAGGAGCTTGCTTTAAAAGCTTTGTTAGAAATGCTCCATCAATTGTTGAGAAGCTTAGATCAAGATCGGTTAAAGAGCTTAGATTGATACCATCTGGCAAGGGAGTGGAAAGATGCTCACAATCGTTCAAAGATAGTTTTTTTAAACGAAACGCTCCTTTAACAAAACGTGTAAGAATCTCGGTATTAATATTGGACGCGGATAAGTCAATTTGTTCTAGTGCCCTAAAATCTAAATCTTTAGAAAGCACTTCAGGGAACTCTTGATAGCCACCTAAATAAAGATATTTCAGTCTAGGGGCATGCTTTTTTAAAAAAACGAATAAAGAATCTTGTGATATTTTACCAGAGACGGCAAATTCTTCCAGTAATCCGAACTCTAAGTTTTTCAAGAAATTTAGGTCAGTACATTTTTCATCAATAAATAATCCTAGTGTTTTAAGATGCGATGCCGCCTTCAAAAAATTAACAAACGCATCTATATCGACGTCAGTTGGAAGAGTTAATTTTAAAACCTCTAATGAGTCTAACCTTAAATTTTGGAAGAAGGTTGGGGTAAGTGTACATCCACTTAAATCCAGGTATTTCAATTTGAGGGCGCGTTGCAGAAGTTTTTTTAGAGAATGTTGATCAAGTTGTGGTTGATAGAATAACTCTAATATTTCTAATCGTTCAGGAGTTTGAATTGAATTAAGAATAAGAGGATCAAAGTCGTCACATAAACTTAATTCACGTAATTGGTCTGTTGATTCTATCAAACACTTGATGGACTCTGAATTAAGTGTAACTCCTCTATTTACGTTCTCTCCATTAAAAACAGAACTAGGTTTAGCAATAGAACTACCTAAACGCAGAACCTCCAAAAAAGGTAATTTTAATTGGGGGGTAATACTTCCATTCTTTAAATTAAGACAGCCTAAAAGATCAAGAAGAGTTATACTATCTTTTCTTAGATTCAGGAGTTTATTCAGTGAAGCAATAGTTAAATTAGAGTGGTTTAAATTTAATTCATTCTCGTCGTAATAAGGAGCGTAATCTTCTTCATCTCCCTCTATGAGTACTTCTAATTCTTTCTGATTGAGCACGAATAATTCATCATACCCCAAGCTCAGCGTCTTTTCTGCATGAGTTTTCAACTCTGCATCACTAATTTTAAGTTTTTTGCGAGGCTTGAGTGCAGGCTTAAGATTTCTGGGGTTGAGTTTTTCCAAGGATCTATCATTTTTAACACCGTAAATGTCAAAACCCTGCTCTATAAGTGCTGCAAGACGCTCAGCGACGATAATGCTTGTATTATAATCCCATTCGGGTATGTCTGTTTGATTAATAATGAGCGTTTTGGGTTTTCTTATACAGGTTTCAGAAGATTTTTTCCACGCTGGTAGATGACGTAAAAGTCGTGCTACATCAAAATAATTAGTGGGAGTAGTACCGTATTGTATAGTATTACTTATTTGATCTTTATAGTAATTGGGATTATTAGGCATGAAAAAAATGAGTAAAATAAATACTATTGTAACACAATTTTAACTATGTGTCGTTATTTTTTCTTGTGTGGAAAAAATATAACATTGAATTATATTATATTAAATAGTTGTGACAGATAACGTACTGGCCTGTTGTAAAAAGTGATAAATTTATTTATAAAACAATCATCTGGTGATCTAATTTGCGTTTTTTAAAAGTTGCGATTTAGATGCATGGTCAGCCATCAATCGCACTAGAACTATATTTTAGAATGATCCTTCTAGGATATTTATATTCGATAAAATCTACTAGAAAGCTGATTGAGGAAATCCGTTATAATATCGCCTATCGTTGGTTTTGTAGATTAACCACCCGAGATAAACCACGTATGGATGAAAAAGCCAGGGCACGACTCAAAGCTCTGGCAGCACAATATCTAGCTTAGGGTTATTTACTTCTTCATGGGTGGAGGGGTTGTTCAATCATATTTGGTCACTCTAGACGCTTTGCTAATTGGTTCAATAGTAACGCAGAATATTAGCGGACGTTGATGCTTTTGGAGAGCTAATCCATTAGACCACAACAGTCTATGATGTTTTTGTATAATAATGATCGAAAAGTTTATTTCTAAATTTATATTGGGGATCAAGAGTACTCTTCAGTTTAAAAAATTTTTTTGCTCCAGGATATGCTTTTAAAAACTGCTCATTGGTCGCAACTATTTGATAAGGTAAATAATATGTTCCTCCTTCTTCTAATGCGGCATCGATTAATAAAGAAGTCCATTTTTTAACCTCTGATTTATCTGCATTCGTAACCCCTTGTTTGTAATAGATAACAAAAGAGAACACCTCAGTTCTAGCCCATGAAAGATAAGATTCATGATCTGGTAGAGCTTGTCGAATAGAAATATTTAATACATTGACCTGATTCTTTTTAAGAATGGTGACCATTTTTTTTGTAAAAGAATCAAAATGATCAGTTGGTATAAAATACTCTTGAAGGACATAAGTGGAGGTTTTACGTGATGCAGGCTCAATGCTGTTCACATCGTAACTTGCTTCATAATTTCGCCATTCGACAATGGATCGTAAATTGGCATATCTATCATATATGATTTGCCTAAAATATTTACCTGACTTTGTATCAGATATCCAATTTAATAGGAATTCTTGATAGGGTAATGGGCGCTGTTGAGGCGCTAGCCTCTCTTTTATTGTTACAGGTTTATTAGTTTTTACCCATGTTATTGCATTGATATATTCGAAATTAGGGGGATATAAATCCGCATTATGGAATATTGCATTATGTGAATAACGAATATTTTGTAGAAAATAGTCTTTATAACTGGATAACTTCATTCTTTTAGCAATTCTTTCTATAGGAGTATTGTCAGTCAGAGAAAGAGTTGCTTCCACTATAACGCCAAGTCCACCGTATCCTCCAATTGCGCCAAAAAATATATCAGAATGCTCTTTTCTACTTGCTGTTAGGATTTCCCCATCTGCAAGCACCATTTTAATTGAGTCAACCGATCTAATAATTGCCCCTTCATTAACATATCTTCCATGTGCATTAACACTTAGTGAACCTCCTACAGTAAAGTTGGAAAATGACTGCATGATTTTAAGAGATAGATCATATTTATCGATTAATTCTTGAATTTCTCTCCAAGTAATTCCTGATTCTACTGTGATTAAATGATTCTCTTTATCAAGAGATACAATATGATTCATATGTCGCATGTCAATAAAGAGGGTATTGTCTGTAGCGATTTGACCTCCTTGACTAAATCTTCCTCCACCGATTGAAATCGGAGCATTATGCTTTTTAATTAATTGACTTACTTCATTTGCAGATTTAGGGAAAACTATTTCTTTCACCTTTATTGGATTTATAAGAGTGATGTCGTTAACAATTAAATCTGTGGCAAAAGAAGTACTTAATAACGTGATCCATATAATTAATTTGGGGATGAAGTGTTTAAATACGCTCATTAGAACCTTTGAAAATTTTTTACAGACATTTCTAATTCAATTATGAGTTTATATAGAAGGATTTCTTTATTCAATAACTCTGCTCTAAATGATATAGATAACTTACCTTTAAATTCTGCCCGAAGTACACTAATAATAGATTGCATAGGATTCGGTTCGAGTTGTATATTGATAAAATTGTATAGATGGATGCATAGATAGATGATGCTTGTTATATTTACTCTGTTACTTATTTCTTTACTTTTCGCATGGTTTCGATGCGAACGTATTGCTCTGAGTTTTTTTCTTCTAACACTGTTGTTAGTTGTGTGGCTTTTCTTATTTGAAATTTACTCCCCTGAATATGGCTTCAAAATGCCATGGATTCAAACATAAATAATGGAGGATATATTTGTGTTTAAAAACATTCTGCATCGACTAACATCTGAAAATAATATAATTCAATTAAATTACATTTATTCATTATTGATTTTAGCGGCAATGGCATTCATTCTGACTACAGCAATGTATATGCAATTGGTTCATGGCGAATATCCTTGCCCACTTTGTTTGTTACAACGAGTTGCTTATTTTGGCGTTTGCTTTGGTGTTATTCTCAATTTGCGAAATGGTTATTCAATGCGTTATGAAGGCCTTACATTGATCTCCATCATTTTATTATTAATTATTAGCGCACGCCAAACTTTACTTGATATCTATCCAAGACCTGGTCATGATTATATTGGCTCGGCTTTCCTCGGATTGCATATGCCAGTTTGGTCGATTGTATTTTCTATCTTATTACTGCTAGCCTACGCTATTCGATTTTGTATACTTGGTTTTGACGATTACCTAAGTGAGCCTCTTCTCAAATCTCATCCAAAAACCGCATTGCTAGCAAACATTTTGGCATGGTTTATCATTGCATTATGTAGTCTCAATGTCCTATCTACTTTTTTACAATGCGGCTTCTCAAGCTGCCATACCTTCGTAAGCGTCTAATTAGGAGTACGACAAGCAACGGAATTAAAAATACCCTAATGTGAAATTTAATTCCATATTAATTCATTTAGCCAAGAACTTAAGTCCATTTGTGACCCATTATTAAAGAGTGTTTTTAATAATTACAAATCTTCATCCTTAAAAAATTATAGAGCAATAATATTAAGGTTGTATTTGTGAAAGATAACGACTTATATCTGAATTAAAAAAGAAATTTAATATCAGTGCAGACTTTTTTTTCAAATAAAAATCTGCTTGGCCTAGAAGAACCATTTTTTTCAGATCAGCTTTTACCTGGATTAGGTACTAACTATTTTAAATGCCATGAACAAAATGCTTAGAGTACCTTTTCGTTTCAATGCTTGTCACACTCCTGACTCTATTCCCTTGAGCATTATCAGCAACTACATTGCATTAATCGCTAAATAAATAAAAAAAGATCCCCACTTAATGCCGCTAAATCTGTTTGTTCTTTCTCATCAAGTGCCGTCATTGCCAGGCCACGAGAGGCGCCAAAGGTAATTAACAATCGAGCAAAGGGTAAATTATTTTGTCTAATCGCTAAAGCTAACGAAGAAACGGGTTCGCAAAAATATGCCGCATGATCCCCAGTAAAATTAATATTTGCCCCACACTCTAACAACAACAAGGTACAAGCAAGGCTATTCGAATACACTGCGTGTGGTAAAATAGAATAGCCGTTATCCCAAATATGATCGACGGAGAGTTCATTGTCTAAAAGAGCTTTTAAAGCAAGAACATTGTCTTCCTTTATAGTTTCCAACAGTGATAACATGTGTTAATGATACCATTATTTTTTTCGACATTCTGCCATGTTTATATCTATAATGCACCCAGGTTACTATAGCCAAAATTGACTTACAGAAATGATTATTCAATATTTTCAATGAGTTATTTTTTCGCCCTCGGAGCTCACGTTAAGTTAACCTAACCAGCTCAAACTAATAGACTATTAAGATGCGTTTCACTAAACCTATATTTGTAAAAGATTCATAGTCATAAGATTAATTTTATAGGATAATCAAGCCACTCAGAATGATTAAAAAAGATCTGCTATGTTGTTTATTTTTATAGGTGGTGCCTCTGCTAGTGGTAAATCAAGTATTGCAGAACATTTGTTAAAAAAACTTCGGACGATTGGAGTCAATGCCAATGAATTGAAAATGGATGACTACTTCCATGAAAGACCGGACAATGTTGACAATGAAACGTTTAGGGCGACAACTAATTTCGATGTTCCCCATATGCTGCATTTAGATCGCTTGAGTAGAGATGTTACAGAATTAAGTAAAGGCCATAGCATACGAAAATCCTGCCTTTCTTTTGTTACTAATAAATATCATGCCTGGGAAGAGATCTCTCCTTGTGATGTAGTGATAATTGAGGGAATATTTGCTCAATATTTTTATCAAAACTTTGTAGATAAAAAACTCCCATCCATTCTCGTCAATGTAACTACTGAATGTTACCAAGATCTAATGAATAGGCGAGTTAATCGAGATATTAAAGAACGAAATAGAACACGAGAAGTAGTGCTTGCCTCTGAACGTAAAACAGTGGGACCGGGTTTCTTTAAGTATACAGCCAGTAACGCTCAGGGCGCTGATATATATATCGTCAATAAAAAGCATGAGGATCTCGAAGAGAGAAATAAAGCTTTAGATGCATCGGTGATGGAAATTATTGATCGTATGAATGAATTGTGTGGTGAAGACTCAATAGTAAAGCGAAAAAAACCTGATGTTAGAGAGCTTGTAGCAAGAAGTCATTGGTGTGCTGGAGAGAAATCCACTGCTATAGACCATTCGGAGCATCGCTTTATAGGGGTTTTTCGTGATGTTTTTGGTGAATACAATAGCAAATTTGCTCATGATTGGAGCATGTACATATTAGCTGGTTTTGCGACAGCCTTGGGTGCCGCTGCTGTAGCGGTTGCATTAGTGGCATTAAGTGGAATCATCAGTACAGCAGTGGCCGTGACTGGTGCTGCATTGGGTTTGGCTGGCTTAGGGATGTTTGCTTACAGGGCTTATAAAGACTCTCAAATCTGTTATGAGGAAAATTATTCGCCTATCTTAAGCAACTAGAAAAATTGAAGATTACAATATATACGCTTAAATCATTTTTACTAATCAAAAAAACTATGGAGTTACTACCTAAAGACAGTATCTATGCTCGCTGAAACAATAATTAGGCAAAAAATATTTATGGATAAAAGACACCTGCCATTTTTCGTTTCCCAAAAGAATCCTTTTCATGAGGCTTATTTATGTGTTGGCTCATTACACCAAATCTGCGATTGCGGCAACATTAACTCGATCAACAGAACTCATGAAACAAAATTTCAATGAGTTAAATTAATAGAAGCTTCTGGTTTTTTATGGAAAATTAAAGTTATCAAATTCACTTAAACGCTTTCTTTCCAGTTAATTAAACTGCGGTTTGTCATATAGTTATTTAGATAAATGATTTTAGTTTATTCAAAGTTGTCCCGGATATTACTGATTTACAAATAATCGGGTTTCAAGTGATTAAATAAAAATCTCCAATAGGCAATTTATAATTATAATGTCTATAATTACTCTAGATCTATCTGTTTTTAGGAGTGGTTATGAAAAAGTCTAAACGAAACAATAATCAATCTGGAAAAAAAATTTCACCCGATAAATTGAGCAACATTTCCGGGGGCAATCGAGTTCATGAGGGATTTGACCGTATGCGCCCGCGCGATCCCCAGACTATTATTGATACACTCAGAAACAGACGGACTTAATCGTACTTTTTAACTTGGGTTTGCCAAACTGGCCGGTAACCAGAGGCGAGATCCAGTGCGGATTTTCCTAAAGCCTGAAACCTTTGAGATATATGGGCTATGGGTTTTTTTATCAAATAATCATTGCCATAATTGAACAGGCAGCCATAAAAAATATTAAGAAAATATTTGTTGATACTTATGCTTTTCAAGCAGTTGATTTCTATATAAAACAGGGATTTTCCATAATTGGCCGACTTGATAAGTATTTGTTAGGCCATGACAGAATTTATCTAAGAAAAGATTTAGATTTATAATTATAGAGTCATCTAGCCTCTTTGTGTCAGGCTATTTACCCCTTTAATCTAATGTCAGAAGTCATTTTATAAGGCCTTCCTCCTTTTATATTACTCTGCTGTATGAGTATCTTTGATCTGGAAACGTTGGAAAATATTCCCAAGAAAAACTGTCCATGCTGTCGCGAACCTATTGCAGCGAGCTATCTTTGCAATCCTAAAGTAAATCTTCTTGTAAAAGGCCTAGTGTGTACGTAGCTCCTGTTTTCAGCCAAGATTACGGGGTTTTATTTGTGCATAACGCACTTAATATTTATATTTTTGCGTACAATTTAACTTTATCTAATTGATTCAAATCCCAAGACACTCCATCTATAATGAATTTAAACCTGAAGGGGGATAATGACAACTACATCTCGCAAATGGGAACTAATGTTGACCGAAAACAGGGGCTACGTACACACTAGGCCTAAAACCAAAACAATTGCTATTAATCCTCGCTACAGAAAAATTGATAGATAAGTAAAGCAAGATATAAAAATACGCAGCCAATTATTGTGTATAATGGCAGCTTATGGAGACAAACCAGAAGAATTAATGTTTAAACTTAAATAAATGACTATTAAAAGGATGTGTAAGGGTGTTGAATTAGAAACAAATGAGGTAAATATGACAGAAGAAACACAAAGAGAATTCATACAAAATAATCAGGAATTAATCCAAAAATTTCTTGAGGAATCGAAACCGCACGAAGATGAAATAAGCGCCAGTATTCAAGCAACTATCGCCCAATTTTTATTAAACACACGCATTGAATTAAATAAACGTGCAAATGGTCAACAGTGGATTAGTACAGAAGACATTGTACAAGCACAAATGGCAGTGCTGAGGCGTTCAATAGTCGATTTAGAGCATTATTATTTAACACTACGGGATGGAGAAACTTTGCAATGAAGCAACGACGAACGGTTTTACGACGCTCAATTTCCCATTGGGTAAATCTTATGATTAGCTATTTGTGAAAAACGCTCTTAAAAAAATTATTAAAAGATTACACCTGATTGATATATATCGCTCTCAGGATTCTTATCAAAAAGCCTGGATTTTTTTGATAGGACACATCATTTTACTTAGAAATTTCAAATTCACATATTTTAATTACTAAGTCTCTGAACTTCCCTCGATTAACAGTACACCTTGTTGACTGGGTATAATCCCCAGAACGAGGAGTTATAATGAGCAACAACAGCTACACAAAAGAATTTAAAATAAAAGCAGTAGAGCTAGCAAAGCAATAAGTCAGTAAGGCCCGTTGCAAAGGAGCGTGGGGGTGCTGAAAACAACCTATATAACTGGCGTAAGCCGTTTCATAAGAAACGAGAAGCAGCGTTCACTAATCAACTCCAATTTAAAGGGAAAGAATTAGAGTTGAGGCGTCTGAGATCTCGGATTGCCGAGCTTGAAGAGGAACGTGAAATACTAAAAAAAGCAGCCGTGTTTTTCGCCAATGAAGGGTGGATTTATTTAGCGACTGTTATGACCTATACAATAGAAAGATAGTTGGCTGGAGCATGGGGACACGACTGGTTACTCAACTCTGGGATATCAGACACCAGATGAATTTGAGTTAGCCGCATAAAGTTGGGGTCCGGTATTTCGAGGGAAGATCACAATGAACCACATCCCTGTGGCGATATCATATAAAAATTAAGTATAATTCCTTTTTGTCACCTCAATCATCGCTAAAAGAAAGAGTGACTATTTTGTATGGAAGATTTCAAAGTATGATCTGATAATACATTCGTATTAAAATACTGATCAATTCCTTTGGTAACTATTACATACTCTCCACTTTGAGTTAGCTGTCCCGCCTCAATAAGTTCCTGAGCTATAATTGGCCAGTTATCCTTTAAATTATCAACTGTTAACGCATTAATGTGCTGTTTCAATTCAAGGGCTTTGGGTACCTGGGGTATATCCACTAAGCTTGCTTTAAAAAAACCACGAACGTAATTACGGGCTGATGCAACTCCTGTCCAAAGCTTCTCTCCCAACTCTGTTTGAGTGTAACTTCCTCTATTTTTTATATAGTTATTAAGAGAAAGGGTGGATAGGGTTTTAAATGTCATTAGAACCTGTTCAGCCACTTCAGTTGAATTATCAAAAGCACTGATAGACAACGGGTTAGACAAATAGCAAGTACCTATTTCATCGGATGGAAGAGATGCTTTGGTATCAGTCTCTAAAATTATTGTTGTAGGACTCATTTCGGCATTAAAAACCTCACCAATAGCTTCATCCATTTCATCCCCAACCATTTTTTGCTCTGATAAGCCTCCTATACAACTCATTGTCAATTGTGCATTTTCAGCTTGTCTCCATTGCTGTGGGGTGGTCTTACCAAAAATACTGTTATATCCAATATAAGTTACCCCGTGAATCTTTATTTCTCCAGGCGAGCCATCATGACCATGTCGAAACCGGCAATTATAAGATGGAACCTCAATTTCTGGACCAATATCAGTCAAACGTGGCCAAATAAAGTTATATATTGGATTTGTTTTAGAAGGAGGTGTTGTGAGGGCCTGATACATAGGGCTTTTTTTATCCATTAGCCCCTCAGAAAATATAATGTTTAATTGATCTAA
This Legionella fallonii LLAP-10 DNA region includes the following protein-coding sequences:
- a CDS encoding AAA family ATPase; its protein translation is MPNNPNYYKDQISNTIQYGTTPTNYFDVARLLRHLPAWKKSSETCIRKPKTLIINQTDIPEWDYNTSIIVAERLAALIEQGFDIYGVKNDRSLEKLNPRNLKPALKPRKKLKISDAELKTHAEKTLSLGYDELFVLNQKELEVLIEGDEEDYAPYYDENELNLNHSNLTIASLNKLLNLRKDSITLLDLLGCLNLKNGSITPQLKLPFLEVLRLGSSIAKPSSVFNGENVNRGVTLNSESIKCLIESTDQLRELSLCDDFDPLILNSIQTPERLEILELFYQPQLDQHSLKKLLQRALKLKYLDLSGCTLTPTFFQNLRLDSLEVLKLTLPTDVDIDAFVNFLKAASHLKTLGLFIDEKCTDLNFLKNLEFGLLEEFAVSGKISQDSLFVFLKKHAPRLKYLYLGGYQEFPEVLSKDLDFRALEQIDLSASNINTEILTRFVKGAFRLKKLSLNDCEHLSTPLPDGINLSSLTDLDLSFSTIDGAFLTKLLKQAPRITKLNVCDCNNLLPTLTEDLNTSSLEELNISHIEAANSDFLVKFLKNASQLKRLNLGFCEELDALPLELLCLNSLEELIVSGTPISTQALISILEKTPHLKKLDISGCPNIDLKELKPYLPPSLILCSPLSFSYNNLLQDSLRMDADTSFVPQTYHVKKLFYAANSEVDPETSLYRQQVFQKLTVNSKDCSVANAFELNVDPQSKQLRNLSLDKSAEDTWNLMPSQMDAKAHTYYSKQTIAAHEHWQPLASLSAQEEMLHYHLSDDKASIAIAYSQRDNLYYVKNTSGKQLSMDFLVRVPNDLSISDLPIDVNNKIQECLNFGAKALKRIPQPATGNDYLNALSEQKLGACRHRAIAFKAWMETYHPEIPVRIILNTSHAFAEVQWKGVWITCNLGGYPSRLNIDTSNAPSASKELKGSAAKVELTSSGETKVVNPPKCIYFPPRTQKALPKSGKQYIQNLCTSESKKLLIELNDEEALNALRYGIQSFSHITSRPCFYVNSPEDLICSSAYIQKIGDKGYPHPGPGGRLHDFLMKHGSQAPIILVNYAHFTPRDIVRFNALIDKERSADGTSLPEKAKIIGLTNPDGPNAYQGSDFYSRFNLVEECPLQPADFVQAPPPPAMATHSEGAAEVVEFFGGALWEEQVFGAWRLEGNALHFVEGSLVKALKSNKPIELRNAPWDNEDFLRFWQEMILYQEIRGPYGDILLPKEIQYTQSQGYSWAQLKNNLNLVSAEHVPEDTLVLNPTLLPEWFSRYACNNQDKTLTTIPGFLEQHQGATINAYLTAPLTEHAWARLLSFCQQYNKHLNLRCAPGVSLPNSLHTQPSNTILTSTPMKVDSLPSKDFAVYSSDIDWTLTQLNADVVLDISEAQSSSLLNNIQAEVNMKTLELKFEEQIGALIPALNQGKTVVLKGEFSAELQDRLMPFMLQRRQQASGQLILLSTKTQSSGLIPQLKHEVKDLEKEAWLEKKYPGCFSEEELKSYSFVHLQAIGQYRLLHPKAPYELAWLGMKTLTSSQKGVAYKDRLQAVELALQHNPFVFIAGKTGVGKTSFIRSFWKSKHQALHEGEQALKDWVFDTRPGLKVLFIDEANMAYTQWSMFEGLLHNPPTLLIDNKLIRLTSEHKVIFAGNPQAYGGDRQLPSFLERHGNSLLFEPLPQEVMYQELLAPLFPHKDNVQPLLDVMSFLEHCSTQEVLISPRELRTMALWTHAYCKAHPEASVQEVAHYYAYNFALPLVPNEHLDAFQKIYPQAPFIKHAHVKPQHLQLNTTNQPAWHALSDLIQLRRLRQTAPKTYFGGINGLMLEGEPGLGKSELVIQTLLAQGLTKGNPKQNNAGKSVFYTIPVSMPLTEKEALLRKAFDEGAVVVIDEINTGPSMERLLNTLLQEKTPEGNDANCPGFTLIATQNPSNRAGRTKQSNALKRRLHYVNIPPYTPEHMLEILLNKGLILETAQAMLEEYLTLQKTDPTKWCFRDLITRAEEELEALAKGRKSSSLSLAPFIAQKIEKLKEMAIDKKDTLLADFIKAKEDEAPTLETEEQRWKFNKTIEDTYAIAYSPQVKAIERLIEEYQSKTNWWGFFSLESAPSKAARIQAAFLKVPLEERHIVLSQKSPEAREFCKVLAEHRNIFSRLYYGDAVDLKTQRIRKEYAAEAFKCLAQTMEDLEHEQNHPPHSLLN
- a CDS encoding FAD-binding oxidoreductase, yielding MSVFKHFIPKLIIWITLLSTSFATDLIVNDITLINPIKVKEIVFPKSANEVSQLIKKHNAPISIGGGRFSQGGQIATDNTLFIDMRHMNHIVSLDKENHLITVESGITWREIQELIDKYDLSLKIMQSFSNFTVGGSLSVNAHGRYVNEGAIIRSVDSIKMVLADGEILTASRKEHSDIFFGAIGGYGGLGVIVEATLSLTDNTPIERIAKRMKLSSYKDYFLQNIRYSHNAIFHNADLYPPNFEYINAITWVKTNKPVTIKERLAPQQRPLPYQEFLLNWISDTKSGKYFRQIIYDRYANLRSIVEWRNYEASYDVNSIEPASRKTSTYVLQEYFIPTDHFDSFTKKMVTILKKNQVNVLNISIRQALPDHESYLSWARTEVFSFVIYYKQGVTNADKSEVKKWTSLLIDAALEEGGTYYLPYQIVATNEQFLKAYPGAKKFFKLKSTLDPQYKFRNKLFDHYYTKTS